The Aythya fuligula isolate bAytFul2 chromosome 1, bAytFul2.pri, whole genome shotgun sequence nucleotide sequence CCGCAAGGCGAGTGAGTGTGACAGTAAACACTCACCCTGAGCTAAGGCTGTTTTGAAAGATCACTTGAAGGCAAGTCGCAGAAAAACACACAGGCTGTTTCAGATGGGAACAGTGAGACCGGTGCCTGCACTGATTTGCCTTAGCTTCAGATACAAGGTCACagtgggagaaaagaaaaaaggagtaaagaagaaaaacaaaacaaaacaaacaaaaaaaaaacacaaaaaacaaacaaaaaaaaaacaaaacaaaacaaaaaacaaacaaacaaacaacaacaacaaaaaaaaaaaaaaaaaaaaaaaaaaaaaaaaaaaacagaaaaacagcacatgTTGTATAATGGAatgattttaataacaaaatcaCTCATTCCCCCCTCTTATTCACAGAGATTCATTCAGCCAGCCTGGAAGCTAACCTTCTCCCTCCACAGACTGTCTTTATATTGGTACTTGGTAATGTGCATACCACATACGGGAAGTTAACTTCTTTGGTCCTTGCCCAGAGGAACACATAGGAAGGATAGGAGCCATCACTGCTTTTATCACCAGTGCTGGTTCCAGCCAGCCAGCACCAATAGTTCTTGCTTCTACCCCAGAAACTTTCTGCAGCAACAGAGCAAGGCAGGTCCACAGCAAGGAGCAACACAGTAAGACCTGACATGAGCTCCTATGCCAGAAGCAAAACCTTGTATGCAATGTTAGTAGGTCAGAAGGATGAGGCACTACTGTCAAAAGGCTATTGAAGGATATTGAGACTATGGAAGGATATTGAGATCGATGATAAAAAAGTGGCTCctcttttgtgttttatgcaAAATGATTGCAATTCCAGTCACTGCCTATTGGAATGGCTCTACTACTTCAGAAGACCATGAGCAACAAGTGTTTAAAATTTATCAACTTACTCATCTaatgttgttttcttcagcataTGATATGTCACTGGATAGATTACTCACCACATTTTTGAAAGCCTTCTCCAACATCCTATTTCAGTAACATCCACTAATTTATAGAGCACTGAGCCCTTAACACagtcaaattattttcatgtaacTACTAGAAAAATTAGCCCCTCTGGCCACAGTTCCACAGGTGGTACTGCAAATGTTTACAAACAAGACTATACCTTGCCTATCGTGCTTACAGCAACATTCCTGTGACACTTGAGAAAGATTTTATCACGGCTGCTCAGCATTTGTTTTAAGCAGCTTATCAGAGCCACTGCCCAAAAAGCATCCTCAGACTCAACAAAAAAGTTACTATTTTTATAGTTCATGTATTTAATTAGAAGACTGCATAAGCTACTTAGAACTGTTAATGCTTACAGCAGTCAGTTCATCTACCACATTGTTAGACCAGTATCTCAGAACTTTGCCCTCCTTCATCTGCAAGTGTCCTTGAAACACTTGGCCACTGAGCAACTATCCTGAATAATTTTTAAGCCTATCTACTATTAGTTGACAAGAACTGTTCAGATTTAATAGAATTTCCAAACCCACAGAATTCCCAACAGAGTGCTTCTAAGTGAAGCACTCAGACACAAGTATCTGTAAGATGTTAGTAATGCATCAAAATGTAAAAGTGAATTACTCCTTTAATCTGTTTAAGAGAACTGATTCTACTTCAAAGCCTAGATATACTAGAAAATTCTGCAAGGTTCAGGAATGAAATTAGTAGTCCAGAAGCAAACTGAAAATTACTTCAAGCACAATAAAAATGCTAGGAAATACATGAGTTTTGGGGGCAACAATATCAGATGgtccataaaaaaaaagatgcacgTGCTCTCACCTGCTCTGTCAGAGAGAGATAAACTTCCACTGCAGCCCCAGACTTTCCTTGCCCAACAGAGGACAAGATTGTCtagaattaatgttttttttcaattcCCAAAGAATATTCACATGAACCATTTACCTTTGTGACTAGAAAAACTAGATAACTGCAGATATGTAACTTCATAAATAGTTTCTCACCAACTGGAGTATTTGAAAGCGCTCTGATTAACAGCATTCTGGCAAGTAAGAATCTTTTCAGTATGGCCTTAATTTATTATTGATACTTAACTACAGGTATTAATTGTAAAAAAAGTCTGTATGAATAATTGAtatcttgattaaaaaaaacaacagtcatATGTTTCCACTGTGCAGTTTATTCAgtttcaaattagaaaaaaatactaagtaTTTGACAATTCACATGCATAAACTCAAACATTACAGCCCAAAAAAGTACTGATTTCTTTCAGTCTTGTATTAAGGCGTTCAGGAATTTCATCTAGGCAGACAAAtatctggatttaaaaaaaaaaaaaaaaaaaaaagaaccaaaatggAGAGACAAGCtataattcagttttatttctgttaacaAATATGATCAAAGTGAGTCCTGGTAGTATGCAGTTGCATTCTTCATCTCTTCAGTTGTATGTAGCTGATAGGATTCAGAGTGATTGGGAAAGAAGAGTTATCTTCAGCAAGTTTTCTTCAACAGTGTCTTGATTTGGAGTGCTGAATAAGCCATTGCAATGTTATGTCTGCCAGGacagataaaacaaaatgaaaaactcaaCAGCCTGTTTGCAGAGTGTAAAGGGACAACAGAGCACCAGCAGgttaatagaaataaaaacaaacaaacaacatccAGAAACCACAGATCTTCACTCACACCTAATTAAAAATTCAGCACTTAAGACTCCAgggttctgttttctgttgctttttgtttgtttctaagttATGTGCATTTTACACTCCTGAAATATGATGACTGACATCAAGTTCTCTAAGCCACAGATGAAGAACTAttggaaaagcaaagatttaAGATGACCATAAAATGTACTGTAAAATCCAGACTGGAATGAAATGCATTGTGAGAACAAAGGCAGAAATACACgaccagaagaaaagagaaaggcaagCATCTGACAAGACATTAAGAAGCCATTTAGGTAGATTGTAGGAGTCCAAGGTCTCTGAAAGACACGGAACAGTGGATCAGAATTTGATAGCTGAAATTGGTCCCCCTCCTGACACAACCTCATGCACTGGGctgaaaactgcagcagtttaCAACCTGATTCATGAGCAGATTAGATGCTTTTGCCTCAAGGCAGTAACATCTGtcagggaagaaggaagagtgTCAGGGGGCAGCAACAACTGTAGCCctcaaatttaaatttgttgTCGCATCTGTGCAAAGTTCAAGACATCACTCCAGGAATATCCTGGCAGACCAGCTTAGGCACAGAGATTGCAGACAACAGCATCCCACGGTATCCAAAGCTAGTAACTATATCCTTATCTTCCACAGTCTCTCAGGACCCAGAAGCTGGCAGCCTTACACCTACGCCCCTTGATGATACCCGTTAGTTAGGTTGCAGTTTGCACTGAAAAATGACTCTCTCGTTCAACTGCATTGACATCAATCAAAAATGCAGACAAAGAGGACAGCTCCCACTCTTCTCCTTAACAGCCTAGTAGTTTCATCACTTTAATaagctaaatatattttcattacagttttTTCATCATCGATATTTGCCAGTCCTTTGATCTCCCCAGGTTCTTGctcttgctttcagtttctcCAGGTGTTCTTCAGAATATGGCACAGGAACGAACACGGTGCTCCCATAATGCTCACACAGTTCtaaacacacaacacacactATCTAGACCCATTTGTTATTCCTTCGTGCACATATTCAGGAACCAGGTCAGCCTTTCTAAGCACAGTGTTACTCTGGAAGATACTTGACTGATTCTCAACCAGGACTTGAGTACTTTTCATGTCTACTCTCAATACTACCACAAGTAGGTGATCTACACTGCTCTATAtcagtgctgcttttcattattttctaatttgcaAATTCTAGCACACGTTTTACTGCATGCTTTTTTACTCCCGGACATTCATAGAGATGAGCTAGGATTAAAACCTACTTTCTCCAGGATCCTTCCAGAAATGATGCTGATTGTTACACTGTCTAATTACAATACCACTTTGACATCCTCCACTGCAGCCTTGCTGGTCTGATGAGGATCAAACACCACATTTAGAAAACCTGACAGCTAAGATGGTACTTATGTTGTTGGGGAATACATCTGAGTTTTGAACAAACCAGTTCTTACTTACAGAGCCATGCAATTTCTGAAGCCAACCAGCTTCTGGAGTCCTTCACCAGCAGTCTTCAAACTTCTTTCCATGTATTCTACTTTCTCCATTTCAGTGCTAGGTCAGGCCTGTGTCCACCTCAATCTGCCCCTCACTTATACAGATAGTCTGGCTATGCAGTCTTCCTCAGTCTTTATATCCCTAAGTCTATCAGTGCATTCTGTGTCCTTCCTTTACTCAGAAACAATGGCTGCATGCCAAGCTGCAGCAAAACTAGATCTGGTCCCCTTCAAACAAACTTACCCAAACCCTGTACACCATTTCCAAGAGAATATATGAGTGTCCTGCCTGACACCGCCAAACAAGTTTCTAACAAGCACACAGTTGAAATCTTCCCCTCTCTGAAGCCCAGGTGTCATAGCAGTCTCCTCACTACCTCCACTACCTGTTTCTCCCTGCCTGTGATGAAAatttcccctgctgctgggagaaacTGGCTTTCCTCCCATTTCCACTCCCACTGTCTCTCACTCAGCTGAGCCCTACGGAGCTGCATAACTCTTCTGACAAGCCTGGTTTCCTCAAGAAGCAGCTATAAATATCTACCCAGGCTGCATCCCTCCCAACCAGCACCACCTGTCTTAGCAGTGTGCGGGGAAGAAGGGTGGCACAGAGGCAGCATGTCCCCAGccacgtgctgctgctggcaccactgcttcaccctgctggcagcactggctTGGCCCACCTTCCCTCCTGCTCACTTCAAGGGCTCTGAGGAGCTCAGCTTTCTCCACGGGATACCCAGGGAATGGAAGGGGAGAGCATGAGAGAGGAAAGAGACAGggaaatggagggaaaaaaaaaaaaaaaaaagaaagagagagatgggcaaaaagaaaaggctaaaTGGGAGACAACTTCATGAGGCACTGTTTACAGGTCCTCACAGATTTTGGATATATTCAGGGTGTCTCCAGTAGGACAAAAGCACTAGTGACATGCATGTAAGACCTGATTACAAAGTAAAATCACGAATAGGAACGCTTATCAAAATTTATTAAACGTCACCTAATAACTGGAAGGCCTTCATACcaagttactattttttttgcaaaagtaACATGTTTTTTTGTGAAGGATTCAGGTAGTCTCATTTTTAGACACACTTTTCCAAGGCCCCTGCCAAACTAATTTTATAACTTCTTGTGGAACTGAAGTCACTCtagaagtgatttttaaattatacataATTCTGTATTAAAAGCAATTCTATTGAAGGAATACTATTTGAAGCAAAATCTTTCAAAGTAATTTGAGATTTTCAGTTATATGATGGAGCTAGATATTCAAATctcattaatgttttaaaacatctgatTCAAAGTATACACTGATGATCccataagaaaaagaagcttACCGATGTTATCCTTCTCTTTACAGGAAATAGAATAGCAACAGATTTCTCTATCTTGAATAGCTGAAAGGTTTCTacagagcaacaacaaaaaaaaacattacatggTGTTATAACTTCACAAAAACTGACAGAAGAAATTGCCATTAAATTAcatatttcctgctttttattcAGTGAGTTAAATTCTATCCTCAGAtactcaatttttaaaatacgcTATGACATGAAAAaggttttttaaattaaagattttaagGTTATAAAGTCATTTCAAACATTCGAATTTCTAAGTCAATATAATagtgaataataaaaaagcagaaatccatAAGCTGACAATAAAATTCTGTACTGGCAACTGAATAACAGGACTTTGTCTTAGCATTCACCTTTTACTCTCTTAAATTAGAATTCAGTGTTTTTAGATCTATTAAATCTTGCAGTCAGACAACAGTATTCAGCATTAATATTCAACAAGCTTATTATATCATACACAAAGATACCAGATACAATTCCTACTTGAAAGGATACTTCTACAGTTAGGAAGACGCGGCTTCTTAATTTACTTGTTTCGTTGCAAGAATTTCCCTATTCCCCCTCAGCATTTTTGAACACtttgctatttttcatttgtttatccTCACACAAGTCATAGAAACATGCAAGAAACAGATGATGCTCCTAGAACAGATGGGAAGTAGAAGCACTGAGAAGGGAAGTcaagctttgcagaaaagactTGGGAGACCTGATGGACACCAAGTTGGacaagagccagcagtgcgccCTTGCCAcaaagaaggccaatggtatcaTACGCTGTATTaggagtgttgccagcaggtcaggGAAGGTGATCCCTTTCCtttactcagccctggtgaggccaaacctggagtactgtgtccagttccaggctccccggtacaagagAGACACAGACATATAGGAGAAGGTCCAACAAATGGCCATGAAGATGATTtagggactggagcatctctcctgtgaggaaaggctgagagagcatTGGCCATTCACCCTGAAGACAAGGCTCAAGGGGGTATCTTACcaatgtgtacaaatatctgaagggaagCTATAAATAATATgaagtggtgcccagtgacagtaCAAgtcaatgggcacaaactgaagcacaagaCGTTCTGtgtgaacatcaggaaacaccgTTTTGCTGTAAGAGTAACTGAGCACTgaagcaggttgcccagagaggctgcatagtctccctccttggagataactcaaaagccatctggacgtGATCCTGGATAACAGGCactaggtggccctgcttgctTAAGCAGAGGGCTTGGATCAGATGatttccagaggtcccttccaacctttatgtgattctgtgattcctaaACCTCAGTTTAGTTGCTTGGCCTTTGGACCATCCTTCTACACTACAAGCTTCACTTCACTTCCTACTGATTAAAATGATGTGATCTGAGATACAGAAACCTGTTCTGCAAAGTTATTGCTATACCACCCATTTTTACAAAAttgtgtatttcatttaaaattaccCTTATAATGCAACAGTTTAAGTTAGTTTCAgttatacataaatatatgatTTTGGATACATGCCAAAAATATCCAAATTGCTTAGATTTACAGACAATAGTTTAAAAGGTTCTGTTGTAATGCCATTCAAACACTAAACTGCCACTACAAAGTACTCAGAGAAGTGTAAGTGAGCCTATTACTATCTACCAGTTTTATCTTCAGTGATGGGAAAACAGGATTATCTGGAACAACTTTACACAACCGAAATAATAATCAAGAGAAGTTCAAATCTCCTGCAGTCAGTTATCAGCCTAGATTGCTACTTCAACTGCCAGCAGAACTCAAAGTGGAGCATCTGAGAATGTAAAATAGAATCTGTTATAGACAGCTATTGCCATAGACTACCAATGACTTTCTCTTACATACCGCATTTCGCAACATTTCAGCTTTCTACACAGCCCAGATACTTACAATTTCTCAATTAACTGCTTTTCATCCAGTGCACCTGGGAGGTCTCTTTTATTTCCAAGGACTAACAcctgaaagaaataattcatatttatgTTAATCCAGGGGCAgtagaagtttatttttgtctttagcCACCTGCTGGCATTATTTTGGATCTCACAAACAAGTATTCAGAATGCAGTATCTGACATATTAAAAATGACCAATGTTTGTGTGAGCAGCCTGGTAATGCCCCTTCCAGTCAGGGTCTGGTGCTGGGTACATATCCTTTGAAAACTGAACCTGTCTAATTGTCTCTGGGTATATCAGTATCAGAAGTTCCCTATGTGCATCCCATTAGCATGAAACTAAACTTGTAAGGGAGCATGCAACAGTGCACTCAAGACACCAATGGTAATTCAATCCACAGGGCCAGGCTGTTGTTCATCAGAAGTAAGGCCCCAGGAGAACAAGCTGGGTCTTCAAGACCACGATTCTCTCCACAGTTCTGCTTCCCTGCTTAACGTAGGTGAACCAAGGCACCCAAACTACAACCCACACAAACAGCAGCTAAATGACTGATTCCTTTCCCACCCCACTTTGAGCAACCATGGTTAAAAAATCAGAGGGCAGCCATTAAGAATTAAGTCTGAGAAATGCAGTAAATCTACTCAAGAGTTGCTGGGACATAAATTTCCTATACAATACACAATACTTAAAACCTCAAGTATAAATTAAGGTCAGATGAATGGTTTGATCACATTCTAAGATAAAGTAAGCAACAAAGGCTTTTCTAATCATGGTTGCATTATTGTTTTCCAGATGCGTTCCAACTCCAAGTCAAAGTCAGGATTGTTCCATTATTTTCCATGCAATTGGAACACAAAAAAACTCATTACTTGCACTCTCAGATTAAAAAAGGTACCTTAAAATCTATAGCGCCAAagtctaaataaaataaattgaaggaAGTTCAAACTAGCTACTACctatcaaataaaaataagtaaaaattaattactgCACCTTGAAAATTACTGTGATGGTCAGGCTGGGCAAATGAAATATGGTATAATACcatataaaagcaaagaagctTAATTAAATACTTCTGAAGATATTAGAGACCTACCCTGTCAAGGAAGGGGCAGTGAGAAGTAAATCAGAATGTGCAGATAGTAAAATAGAAAGACAATGTCACTGCCCATGACTGGTCTGACAGTACATTTCCATAGGATTTGTTCAATATGTAATTaacatataaaaatgcaataataatAGCAAAACTTATAATAAGGATGGAGAATCAGTGATTGCATTtgcctcattttattttcacagtgatTTGATGGGGACTCTGTTGACTTTCTGTCTACTCATCTGCAGCTGACTTCAAGCATTTTCACTGGCTGAGTATCCAAATACTTGCTCACATAAATGGGCCAAACATGATCCATAAAGTCATCCATAACTTCTCCCTGATTTTTATGTAGCATTACTTGTTCTTATGATCAAAGATAAAAACTCATTTGGTGATGCCAGCATCAAAGATCAACACTTATCAGATTGACTCATACCAGGTCTCAAATGGCAGATTACATTTAACTTAACATTAGTCCCCAACTTCGTAATTTCTGACTAGAATTTCAGCAGGACATACTATTCTTTGACACCTTGAGAACCAAAGTATTTTTGTatgattttaaatttgaaaaagctacaaagaaaaagaagtcaagaGAAAAAGTCAAGTTCCTCCACAACCTCTGGAAGCAGAGGTGCCTACTTACTATTAGCATCTGCTAACCTTCAGTAAGACAAATCTCAGAAGTCTTAAGATACTGCCACAAACATATCTAGGTCAGTGGTTTAAACCCAGCCAACAAGGGGACTGGCTGGAAATAATTATTATCTGATAATGCCACatgtgaaaatgaatttgttccAAATCTGTTCTGACCTTTAGACTAGAAAATGTACAAACACACTGCAGCACTGATAAGATGCTGAGTCGTgtgaaaaatgttactttttttttaagatagttTGGTGCATTAAAGCTGCATTACACTTACACTAGTATTTTCAAGAGTCCAAGAGAATCCATTCACGAGGATTTAAGACTACACAGTCTACATTCAGGTAAGAACCagcaaaatcaaaatacttaCTGGAATTCCATGCAATTGTGGCTTATCTATCAAACTGTGTAGCTCATTCTTTGAAGCTTCTACTTTTTCTAAGTCTGCTGCATCCACCATGTAACTGCAATAGGAAAATAGTTATGATATTGTCCACTACATAAAGTTGCattaaaacttctgaaatgtgACAAATGTGTTCACATTGACAACAGCATTGAACCTCTCCTAAACTGTATAAACCTTACATTTACTAACACAGGAAGACACAGAATTAAATATGGGCTGTGGGGAAAAATGGCCTGGAAAATGCAATTGCTGATATAACTGGAATGTGGGACGTAAAAAAAGCATTCCTTATATTGTGCTGGTTCCTCTTACTGAATGGTTTGACAGATCTAAGCATCCTATTAAAGACTCTTCTAGAAGCAACTGTTTCTAGTGGAAGGATTTTTTGCAGTAGGAAAAACCAACGTCATCAAGATATTGAAGAGTAATAGGCAAATGGATGGAAAGAATGGACACTATTAAATATAATTGTATCTATATATAGTGCTAGGAAACAACAAGAATATTGCAAGCATAGGAAACAATTTTCTGCCAGCTGCATAATGTAATACCTTACATCCAGATGCCAGTGAAGTCAAAACAAGACATTTTAATATGGTAAGTTAAGGACCTCACTGTTACAATCCAAGTAGTTTTTTCTTgaattctgctttctgctgctacAGCAATCAGGTTCTGAAAAGAACACTGCTGCATATCTTATGCTTActctttgtttttgtattatCACCAAGTTCAGCTAAGCATTTGGCCATAAAAGAAAAGTAGCATCATTAAGAAAGGGGTAAGTgagatggaaaagaggaaaagcatatctatattaataatatgtattttaagttaTGTTTTATATAGGCATACACAAGAAAACTTACACAACTGCATTGACTCCTCTGCAATAGCGTTCCCACATGCTTCGAAACCTTGGTTGCCCTCCAATGTCCCATACCTGGAAAAGGTAAACACACACCAACCCCAAACTTTAACTACACAGCTCTAACAGCAGACAACTTAACAAAAGAACTCTTATATGCAGCATGCAGGTTGTATTTATACTGCCTACATTTAGGCAGTTCTTAAAGTAACTGTCCTCAGAGACTGGTCTTCTCAGCCCATTTTGGTCAACAGGCAGTCACAGTCCTGTGACCGCAACAGCTCCAAATGCTCACTTGGACACCTCTACCCTTTCCCTCTAACTGCAAGAGAAATGTAACTCATATAGGCAAGTGAATTCTGCAAATGCACAGTCTAAAACCCACAGAGAATAGCTTATTTGAATGCAAACAGTTATGGAGTAGCATTTTTTATGGGGCTAGGGAGACCAGAGACAAGAATACATCAAGCCTTCTGTGTAACAAAGGATACTGATAAAACACTTGGTCAGAGAGGAGAATGAATCCATGTAAAGGTCTATATATGCTAGGGAACTCCACTACCTCCACAGCTTTCCCATTTGTTTATTAcatgtgctttaaaatacatgGTTTTGCTGATTAGAACCAAAAAGGAAACAGTAGTATAAGGTAGGGCTGAAGTGATTCATCCCTAAGGAAGGGAAGCTTAAATTCTTCTTGGGATTTTATAAACTCCAATTCTG carries:
- the LOC116498424 gene encoding ADP-ribosylation factor-like protein 8B isoform X2, with amino-acid sequence MPSSEAVPLGLGACRRSGALAGMLALVARLLEWLRSLFWKEEMELTLVGLQYSGKTTLLTVLASGQFTEDMIPTVGFNMRKITKGNVTIKVWDIGGQPRFRSMWERYCRGVNAVVYMVDAADLEKVEASKNELHSLIDKPQLHGIPVLVLGNKRDLPGALDEKQLIEKLHNIAMAYSALQIKTLLKKTC
- the LOC116498424 gene encoding ADP-ribosylation factor-like protein 8B isoform X1, which translates into the protein MPSSEAVPLGLGACRRSGALAGMLALVARLLEWLRSLFWKEEMELTLVGLQYSGKTTLLTVLASGQFTEDMIPTVGFNMRKITKGNVTIKVWDIGGQPRFRSMWERYCRGVNAVVYMVDAADLEKVEASKNELHSLIDKPQLHGIPVLVLGNKRDLPGALDEKQLIEKLNLSAIQDREICCYSISCKEKDNIDITLQWLIQHSKSRHC